TTGCGTATTGCTGGTCTCTACCCCGGTACGATGGTCCTTCACCAGGTTGTAGGGGTGAAGCACGTACGAGCGGATCTGATTGCCCCAGCCGATTTCCCGCTTGGTGCTCTCTATCTTCTCCAGGCGCTCCTGCTCTTCCTCCTTCTTCTTCTGGTACAGGCGCGCCATGAGGATCTTCATGGCAAAGTCCTTGTTGCGGTGCTGCGAGCGCTCGCTCTGACACTGCACCACAATGCCGGTAGGGATGTGGGTGATGCGCACCGCCGAGCTAGTCTTGTTCACGTGCTGACCGCCGGCGCCGCTGGCCCGGAACGTGTCGATGCGCAGGTCATTGGGGTCGATGTGGATCTCCACGTCGTTCTCCACCTCCGGGTAGACGAACACCGAGGCAAAGGAGGTGTGACGGCGATTGTTAAAGTCGAAAGGCGAAAGCCGCACCAGGCGATGGACACCTGCTTCCGCCTTCAGGTAGCCGTAGGCGTACTTGCCCTGCACTTCGATGGTCGCGCTCTTGATGCCCGCCTCCTCGCCAGGGAGCACGTCCATGACCACGCCGGTGAAGCCACGGCGCTCGATCCAGCGCAAGTACATGCGCATGAGCATCTGCGCCCAGTCCTGGCTTTCCGTTCCCCCTGCCCCGGGATGGATGGTGAGGATGGCGCTCTTCGCGTCGTCCTCCCCGGCAAGGATGGTCTCCAGCTCTATCTTTTCGATCGCCTGCTCCAGTTGGCGCAGCTCGCTGGCGACTTCCGCCTCCGCCTGGCTGTCTTGCTCTTCCTCTGCCAGCTGCGCCAACACCTCGATGTCCTCCAAGCGCTTGTTCAGGTCGTTCCAGGTCTGCACATCCTCGCGGAAGGAGCTCAGCGTGCGCATGAGCTCTTGTGCGCGCTCGCGATCATCCCAGAAGCCCGGCTGCTGCGTGGTCGCCTCAAGCTCAGGGATCTGCCGTTGCTTGTTATCCAGGTCAAAGACACCCCCGGAGCTGAAGCAACCGCTCGCGGAGGTTGGCAACTCTCTCTTCAAAATCGGCTAACATCTCTCCAATTTCCTCTGCTGCCCTTGTTTAAGCACCTGGAAATGTACAACAAATTCAAAAAACAATCAAGCCGAAACACCCGCAGTGTGGCGCCACAGGGGGCAGCTTTCCAGTGGTCCCTGCGCGGCCGGCGTGCATGGCGAAGGGGGAGGGTTTGGACAAGATTGACTTGGCTGCTTGTCATCCGGGAAGACGGCAGGTCACTGCGTGGGCACCTGCCCGTGGAGGGCCATGGCGGAGCCTCGCCGCCAGCCACAAGGAAACGCTCCTGCCTTGGGGTAGGTCGTGCATGGGCACCTTTAAGGCGCCACGGCGCAGGTGGGAGAGTGGGGAAACTCAAGAGCTACCTGCGGAGTCCGGCCGATGGACCATTGGCCGCGGGCTTTGCCGCAGCGCAGCCAGGCACTCCTTCCGGCCTCGTGGCCAGCACTCGCCATCGCAGGGGAGGCTCCTCGGCCGCTCTGGGTGAGAAGGGCGGACCGGACGGTCCGCCCTGGCTGTATTGACACCTGTGAGCAGCTCCTGAAAAGGGGGACTGGGTGGTGATGCTACTTCTTGGGCAGAATCTTGTACACTCCGGTCCCGCAGACGGGACATTTGCCCTTCAGGGCGGGGCAGCCGTTCTTCATCGTCACCGGCTGGGCGTTGGCGATGTCGACCATCTTCCGACACTTCACACAGAATGCCTTCTCTGCCACAGGGATCACCTCCTTCCGGATGTGGGGAGTGGGGCGCGCAACCAATAGCTAATGTAACGAATTCCCGGAGAAAGTCAAGCGAAATGTGCGGCACAGCGCATCTTTAACCACCCCTCCGATCAAGGGCCCTGCATCTGTCCCTGGGCCAGCCGGTGGGATGCCAAGGCGGCCTCTCCTGGCTGCCGTCCCGCTCGCCTGCAATACGCCGCCTCATAACACTCATCGCACCAGGTGCAGATCTGGAGGGAGCACAGGAAGCGGCTGACCAGGGAAGCGGGCGATGAGCCTGAGGTAGCGCAGCTCCTGCGGCGGAAGAATGTCCCTCGTCCCCAGCGGCGCCACCTTGGGCATGAGCACCTCCGGGTTTATCAACCCAGGGCGTGGCAGCTCAACCACCTCAATCCTGGCCCCCGCCGGCAGTTGCGCCCGTTGCCTGGCCAATTGCAGGGCGTCCTGAAGGCCACCCAGCTCGTCGACAAGGCCACGGCTCTTCGCCGCAGCGCCCGACCAGATACGCCCCTGGGCGATTTCCTCGACCGCATCCGGCTGTATGCGCCGGCCTTCGGCCACCTTGTTGACAAAGTCTCTGTACAGGGTGCGGATGAGCACCTCCAGCCGTTCTTGCTCCTGGAGAGTCGGTTTCCTGTCAGGAATCTCCACCCCAAGCAGGGGCAAGGTAATGCCGAAGCCAAGGTCCGCATGCTCGCCCACCTGCACGTGGTCGCTGGACATGCCAAGGCGTTCGCCCAAGCCCTTGTTCCACAGCCAACCGCCGATTACTCCGATGGAGCCGGTGATGGTTGCCGGGGTCGACACAATGGCATCGCCGTACATGGACAGCCAATATCCGCCTGACCCGGCGACGCTGCCCTGACTGACGATGACTGGCTTCTTCGCGCGACACTTCTTCATGGCCTCGGCAACCAGGTCCGAGGCGAGTGCATCCCCGCCGGGCGAGTCGACCCGCACCACCACCGCCTTCACGCGGCGCCGCTCGGCTATGCGCAGCAGGTCCTTCTCGAGCTTCCGCGCATTGATGCCTTGCTCCATGTCGCACTCGCCTATCGCATAGACCACCGCCACTTGCGGCCTGCTCCCCCACTCGGCTGGAGGATACTGGCGATTGGCCAGCTCTGCAGGCGCCAGTTTCTTCTTCTTCCCGCCGGCTACAGACACGAGGAGCTGGTCGACATCCTTCCACCTGCCGATGGTGTCCACCAGATGAGCGCGCATAGCCTGCTCCGGCAGGAAGACGCCCGCGTTGTTGATCAGCGAGTCGAAATAGGCCGGAGAAAAGCCCCGTGATGCCGCCACCTCGTCGCGCACGATGGCGTACTGGTCTTGGAGCCAGGCAAGCCTCTGCTCACGATCTGCCTCCGACATCTGCTCGCGGGAAAGTACCTCGGCGCCCGATTTGTACTTGAAGTACCGCCACTCCTCGTAACCGATTCCGAGCTTGTCGAGTGTCCCCTTCAGGAAAGTGCGGCCGGTCACGTACCCAAGGAGTGTCAACATCCCCTCGCGGTCCATGACCACCCAGTCGGCGACACTGGCCAGGTGGTACTCGGTCATGTCGCCGCGGTCGATGTAGGCGATGACCTTCTTGCCGGAACGCCGTACTTCGGCCAGTTGCCGGCGCAGCTCCCAGGCCAGCTGCGCAGTGACGTCCACTCCGGACAAGTTGACCGCCACAACTGCCACGCGGGGGTCTTCGGCGGCATCCTGAAGAGTGAAAAGAAGGTCGCTGAGCTTGTGCCCTGCCACATCCATGAGGCGCCGGCGCTGGTAGACCACCGCGCCCTTCAACTCCATGGGCAGCCAGCACTTGCCGCGCAAGAGGTGGGAATCGACGAAGTTAGGCGTGGCCTTGCCCACTCGCACGGTGTAAGCGAGGTCGTCAGGACCGGTGTCCTTAGGACTGCGGCGCTGCACGGCGAAACTAGCTTTGCCCAGACTCAGGCTCAATCCCACGGTGAAGGCGCCGTCGCGAAAGTAGCGGCCCACGACATAGATGCCGGTGACCGGCTGCAGGGCGCCCCCCACGCACCAACGCCCGTCCGCGACCCGTTGCCGCCCGCGAACGCTCCCGTCCGCAAAGAGGGTGAGCACGTCGGTGCCCAACGGGCGGAGCCCCACTTCGCAGCTCACCTCCTGGCGGTCCTGGTGCGGCGCATGCCATCCGGCCAGGCCCAAGGAGACGAAGCGCACCGGCCGCGCCAACAGGCCCCCGTACCACAACTGTCCCCCTCCGGTCTGCGACCAGCCGTAACCGGCACCGAAGGACAGGCCACCGCCACCTGCAGCAACTGCGGCATGGTAGGAGCGAACGTCCTTGTCCAAAGAGCGATCCTCCACCATTCCGAAGCCGAGGTGCGGCGCTGCCGTGAACAGCCCCCACTGATGCAACGCCCCCTCACGCCGGACGAACACCAACCGCAGCTCGGGGCCATGCACGTAGGACAAGACCGCCGGATTCACATAGCCGAGCAGTCCGTTGCCCAGCGCTCCCGGCGGCGCAGGCAGCATGGCGTCGTAGGCCTGGGCGAACGGAAGCGGCGCCTGCGCCGAAGCCGTAGAAGCCGACCAAAGGAGCGCCGTCGCCACGGACATGACTACCACGCGCGCTCTCATGGCACATCTCCTCTCGCTACTGGGACGACCACCTAGGTGACGCGCGACCCTAATGCTCGCCGTTGAACTCTTTGACTGCCTCAAACATAGCAACGATGTTCTGCACCGGCGTGTTGGCCTGAATATTGTGGACGGCATTGAACACGTACCCCCCGTCGCGCCCAAAGACTTCGCAGCGCCGCAGCACCTCCTCCCGTACCGCAGCCGGGGAGGCAAAGGGCAGCGTCTTCTGCGTGTCGACTCCCCCGCCCCAGAGCGCTATCCGGTCACCGTAGCGCCGTTTCAAGTGCACAGGGTCCATGCCCGCCGCCGAACATTGCACCGGGTTGAGGATGTCAAATCCGATCTCGAGAAACGCCTCGACAAACGGCTCCACCGCGCCGCAAGAATGCTTGAAGGTCTTCCAGGGCGTGTGCTGATGAATCCAGTCGTTGACGCGCTTGTAGTAGGGCGCATACAGCGAGCGAAAGGTGCCAATCGAACAGAAGCTGGACGTCTGAGTGCCAAAGTCCGTTCCGCAGACAAAGACCACATCCACCAGGTCTCCGACAATTGCGTGGATCTTCTCCAGGTTGGCCAGCGCAACCTCGGTCTGTTTTGCGAAAACCCGGTGCAGGTAGTCTTGTCGCGTGACCGTGGAGATATACCACTCCTCAATGTCGCGAATCCCCTTGGGGTATTTGAGGAAAGGGGCCGGCACCAAGGCGATGTCGCCGAAGGCAGTTCCTCCGAAGCTTGCCACCACCGCCCGCGAGCGCCCACTCAGACGCCGCACTTCGGCCCGATAGTGGTCCACGTCCTGCGCAGACAGAGGCACGAACTCCTCGAGGTTGTCCTCGGGATTGAGCTCCGTCTCCACGATGGGCGGCTGGCGAACAATGGTGTCGAAGAAGTACCCGCCTACTGGCATGCGTCCACTGGGCGGCGCAGTGGTATCCCCTTCGGGATAGATGAGCAAATCCCCATTCTGGTCCACGGTTGTACGAAAGTGTTCGGAGACGAGCACGATCTGGCCCCACGGGAGGCGGAACTCGTGCCAGTTCTCATTGGGAAAGCCGAACATGGTCGTGCGCGAATACAGGCCCTCCACGTCGATGCCCAGCGCCTGCTGCAGGTCGTCATCGATCCACCCGAGCATCTGGTAGGGCTCATGCACCTTGACCGGCCGCTTCTCGAGTCCGTAGTACTCGCGCAGCGCCGCCACGCAGGTGACGTGCATCCCCGTCACCGCCGTGCTGCCAAAGTCGATGGGCACCTTGTCGGGCGCGCGGTGAGCCAAGGCCGTGCGCACCCGCTCCCTGCTGGTCATAATCTCGACCCTCCCTGTCCCTGAGCACAGCCGCACGTTACGGAACAACCGCTTCCACGTGGATATCTCCGTCTGGGTAGGCCAGAACGGCCTCGCGGGGGCCGGAACGCAGCAAGCGGCCGTCGGTGCGGAAGGCACTTTGCGCCGGCGATTCGGCCCTCTTGATGTCCAGGCGGAGGCGTGCGCCGCGCAAGGCAAACTCGCCTTCGATGTGGTCTATGCCAGGCAGCAGCCTTGGGCGAAGAGATAAGCTGCTGCCCCCAAGCCGCAGGCCGACGATGTGCTGCACCAAGAGGAGGAGCATCTCTGCCCACGTCCATGGGATAATCCCCACTTGCGGGCAAGGTGGCGATGGGCGCGGGCCGTAGAATTCGAACCAGGCGCCAGGTGTGCCCCCAGGGATCCAGTCCAGCCAGCGCAGGACACGCCACACTTTCTCGCCATCTCCGACCTCCACGTAGGCGCGCGCCACGAACAGCGATGCAAAGGGCCATGGGCCTGGAGAATCTGGCTCCGAGGAGACGTGGTAGCGGCCGTAGCCGCCGATCTCCCACGCCTGATTCCACAACTCCTCCATGCTCGCCAGCGTGCCCTTGGCCACGGGCGAGGCGGGGTCCACCATGCCCAGGGCTATCGGGAGCACACAGGAAGTGTCCGGGTCAAGGAAGTGGGGCCCAGGGCCAGCCAGCGGCACGCTCGGATGAAGCTGAGCCTCGGCAGTGGGAGTGATGCTCTCCTGGACGCGACCGTCCAGCCCCCGCCTCTTGATAAGCCGACCCTTGTCCACCAAGCTGTGCGTGGCGTGATGCAGCGCCGCCTCCCACAGCGTCTCCGCTTCCTGCCGCCACTTCTTCGCGTGGGCCATATGCCCCAGTGCCTCGGCCAGCTCGGTCGCAGCACGCAAGCCGACAGACGCGTAGAGCTGATGCGCAAGCTCTATGCCTGGCTGGATCCCGTAGAGCCGGTGGCGCTCCCAGAATTCCCGGCAGTTTGTCAACAAACCCGATTGCGGATGGCGAAACACAGGGCGCAAGGGGAATTCCGCTACCGCCACCACACGCGGCCACAGACGGTTGGCCAGGCTGAGATCGCCCGTCCAATGCCAGTAGGATGCCAGCGCAGAGAGCAGCACCCCTCCCTGGTCAAGCTCCACCTCGTCCGGGCTGCGGCGCACGCTGGAGTCCACGGTGTCGCCCTCTGCGGTCACAAACTCCGCAAAGAGGCGCTCCAGCATGGTGCGCGCCCTTGCCGGCTGTCCTGCCAAAAGGAACCCGTGCGCCACAATGGCCTGGTCCCGCACCCATTCCCGGTTGTACTGCCAGATGCTGCCATCCATGCGGCCGGAGGCAGAAAGGGCCGCCGGCAGCTGCACCCGTGCCGCGTTGAAAAAGTGCTCCAAAAGCTCGTGGCCGAAACGGAGGCTCACACCGGTTGCAGAGCTGTCCGCCGACCTCGCAGAACGCAGGTCTACGGGAAATTCTCGCTCTAACCTCACCTGGCCGTTCTCGAGACGATAGCAGAATGAGTGGGCCACGGCCCCGTCTGCTCCAGGACGAAGCTCCTTGCGTACGCGCTGGTCGCGCAGCCCGGTGTGGAGGGTCACGCCCTTGGCCTCCTCAGGGAGATGGATGACCACCTCCCGCAGCAGGAGAGGCTGTTCGGGCAGCGGGCACGAGAAGAATTCGCTCACCTGGGCGCTGCCGGCCTGCCAGGTTGCCTCCACGGCCGGCGCACCATGGCGGCTGCTCCACCGCACCTGCAGGCCGGAGCCGGACGCGGTGTAGGTGCCTTCGCCAAGTTCCACCTTGAGCATAGTGGCCTCGAGCCCGGTCTGGCTGTCGAAGCTGAGCGCCTCACGCTTCTTGCCGAGGCGCTCCGGATCCATGATCAACAGGCCCAGTGGCGTGCCCTCGCCAGCCGGTGAGACTTGCACGGCCGCCTGTATCCGCCCGTTGCCCAGAAAGAAATAGTACCCGTCGCGCAGCCTGGTACGCACATCCGGATGCCCCTGGGAAGGATCGTCCTCGTACAGATGCTCTTTGAAATCAATCATGCCACCTCCATGGGAGGGATGCCCAATACGCAGCTGCCGTCAACTCCACACATGTCCTCTCACAGAACGAAGGGCTGCAACTGCGCGCCGCTCACCACCTGGTCGATCCAAGGCAACGGCGCCGACCAGTCCAAGATGCCCAGGAAAAGACGAAAGCCGCCCGAGCAGTGCCCTTTGCCCAGGCGAAAGAACGTGACCAGCCACAGTGGATCGTGCCTGCACACCACCTCCATGCCGGTGATGCCGCTGGCCACGGGCCGCGGCTGCTGCGTGGGCCAGGACCACGGGGTATCGGAAACCACGTACGCCCAATGCTCCACGTGACCACCAAAGAAGAGGTAGTAGCGTCCCCCCATTTCCTGCACGTTGCTGGACTCGCAAGGGGTCAAGTCCGGCGCGATGTAGCATGGCCCGCAATCCTGCCAATCGACGAGGTTGCGCGAGGTGGCAAGGGCAACGCAGGCCCGCCCCTGTTTGGTCACGGCGGTGTAGTAGAGCAAGAATTGCTCGTCTACTCGCAGCACGTGGGGGTCGCGGCATGAGGCCCCGCCCTGCGTGGGACAGAAGGCCCAGCCGTACTCCTCCGGTCGGATAACGGGGCGGTCGCCCACGCGTTCCCACGTGAACAAGTCATCAGAGACCGCGAGGCCAATGCGCTGCGTATTGTCCACGCTACAGCCGGCGTACAGCATCCAAAAGCGCCCTTCGTGAGCCACCACAAAGGGGGCGATCACGTGGCCGCCATCCCAGCAGCCTGGGCGCACGTAAAGACAGGGCTCGTGGGTCTGCCACTGCAGAAAGTCAGCCGTAGTGGCATGGCCAATCCAGAGTTCATTTCCTGGAAGACAGCAGCTCACATCTGGCGTGCCGGCGATGTGGAAGAGGTGGTACAAGCCTCCGGCCTTGATCAGGCAGTGGTCCTTGAGATAGAAACCTTTGGGCGCATACCCGACCGTGAGCCAGTCTTCCTGGTAGGTATTGAACTCGCGCAGCGCGTCGAGGTAGCACTGGTAGTCGAGGTTGGGAATGGCTGGGGGGTTCGTCTCTATCTGCATCCGTCTGGCACCGCTCTTCACAGGTCCAGAAGCTTTGTGACACTTCGAAGTTTTGGGAGAGCAGCCAAAAGATGAAAGAGCGCGTACAGCTCCAGTGCGAAAGGTAGATAGCCGAGATACCCAGGCAGGGCATCTCAAAAAGGCGCCTGGCGCCAACCAACGGCACCCGGTAGACCCACTTGGGGTAGGAGTAGTAGCTCCACATCTCCCAGAAGAAGGCGCACAGCATCACGCCGCCCCACAAGGCCCACACCGGCCGCCAGTTTCCGGCCGCGACGCTGGCGACAAGCGATGGCCGGCCAGACCAGGCGTTGAGCGGGTCCAGGATAAAAAAACAGAGACAACCACACCAAAGGGAAAAAGTAGTTTGGCCAGGCCAGCAGCAAGGCGAGCATGAGGCAACCGCCTGCAATGCTCAAAACGAGCACCCCCTTGCCGATGCGGCTTTGCGCCGGCGCATTCTTAGTCGCGGGCAGGGCACAGCCCACCCACTCGGCACTGGTGAACGCCGCCGGCATCACGGTGGAAAAGCTGAGCGAGGCGAGGATGGCATACATCACGTCCGAAACCCGCTCGCGACCGAGGTAGAACCAGTTCTGGGTACGCAGGTCGATGAGCTCGAAGAGCCACCAGGCCACCACTGAAAAGAGAAAGAGCCAACCGTACGCCCATCTGCCGCGTGTGAGGGGCGAATTCCCTTTGCAAAGAACCACCAGACCATCCCCCGCTAAGCAATAACCCAGCCATAAGGGGAAGAAGAGTAGGTGCGTGCGCATCCCGCGCAGGGACCAGTTTAAGGGCCACGCCACAGCAACCAGTCCTATGCCCAGCCAAAAGTGGGAGGGCAGGCGATGCAGCCACCCCCTCGAAGCGGAGAAACATCCCTTGCTATGCACGCATCTCCTCCTGGGGTTCGTGGCGCGGTACTTAGCAGCGAGCGGGGAGACAACGCCCGAGCACTGTTCGTCCGCGATGGGGCGCCCGCCTTGGCTGCGCAGTGCCCTCTGCAGGGCCTTCTGCCTCAGGTGCGGTCATCCAAGGGAGGAGGGCCGCTCTCAGTGCCTGGCCCGCGGCGACGGCGCCGACCGCTCTGGGCCACCTTCAGACGGACGATGGCCCGGTGCAGGGCGGCCTCGGCCCGCGCAAAATCCACCTGCTCCTGGGTGCGCCCCTGCAGGCGAGCCTCGGCGCGGCGCCGTGCCGCCAAGGCGCGCTCGATGTCGATCTCCTCGGCCCGCTCGGCGCTATCTGCCAGCACGGTGACGCCATCGGGCAGAACCTCCATGAAACCGCCACCAATGGCAAAGATTTCCTCTTCTGCCCCTCGCTTGACGCGGAGCTCCCCGGGCACCAAGGCAGTGATGAGCGGCACATGATGCGGCAGTATCCCCAGTACGCCATCGATGCCAGGGGCGATCACCATGTCCACCTCGCCGGAGTAGGGGACGCGCTCCTGGGTGACAATGTCAAGTCGCAACGGCATGGCAGCCTACACGCGCATGCTTCTGCCTACTTCAATGGCTTCATCGATGGTGCCCACCATGTAGAAGGCCTGTTCCGGAAGGTCGTCCAGTTGCCCTTCTAAGATCATCTTGAAGCCGCGCACCGTCTCCTGTACCGGCACGTAGCGCCCTTCGCGGCCGGTAAACTGCGAGGCGACAAACATCGGCTGGGAGAAGAAACGCTGCATCTTGCGCGCCCTGGACACCACCAGCTTGTCTTCCTCGCTCAATTCGTCGATGCCCAAGATGGCGATGATATCTTGCAGGTCTTTGTAGCGCTGCAGCACCTGTTGCACCCCGCGCGCGACCCGATAGTGCTCCTCACCCACGATGCGTGGGTCCAGAATCCTGCTTGTCGAGGCGAGCGGGTCCACTGCCGGATAGAGCCCTTGCTCGGCAATGGAGCGCTCCAAGGAGATG
The genomic region above belongs to candidate division KSB1 bacterium and contains:
- the prfB gene encoding peptide chain release factor 2 (programmed frameshift), translating into MLADFEERVANLRERLLQLGGVFDLDNKQRQIPELEATTQQPGFWDDRERAQELMRTLSSFREDVQTWNDLNKRLEDIEVLAQLAEEEQDSQAEAEVASELRQLEQAIEKIELETILAGEDDAKSAILTIHPGAGGTESQDWAQMLMRMYLRWIERRGFTGVVMDVLPGEEAGIKSATIEVQGKYAYGYLKAEAGVHRLVRLSPFDFNNRRHTSFASVFVYPEVENDVEIHIDPNDLRIDTFRASGAGGQHVNKTSSAVRITHIPTGIVVQCQSERSQHRNKDFAMKILMARLYQKKKEEEQERLEKIESTKREIGWGNQIRSYVLHPYNLVKDHRTGVETSNTQAVLDGEIDEFIRAYLLQQRDGRKAA
- a CDS encoding DUF5679 domain-containing protein, producing the protein MAEKAFCVKCRKMVDIANAQPVTMKNGCPALKGKCPVCGTGVYKILPKK
- a CDS encoding S49 family peptidase, yielding MRARVVVMSVATALLWSASTASAQAPLPFAQAYDAMLPAPPGALGNGLLGYVNPAVLSYVHGPELRLVFVRREGALHQWGLFTAAPHLGFGMVEDRSLDKDVRSYHAAVAAGGGGLSFGAGYGWSQTGGGQLWYGGLLARPVRFVSLGLAGWHAPHQDRQEVSCEVGLRPLGTDVLTLFADGSVRGRQRVADGRWCVGGALQPVTGIYVVGRYFRDGAFTVGLSLSLGKASFAVQRRSPKDTGPDDLAYTVRVGKATPNFVDSHLLRGKCWLPMELKGAVVYQRRRLMDVAGHKLSDLLFTLQDAAEDPRVAVVAVNLSGVDVTAQLAWELRRQLAEVRRSGKKVIAYIDRGDMTEYHLASVADWVVMDREGMLTLLGYVTGRTFLKGTLDKLGIGYEEWRYFKYKSGAEVLSREQMSEADREQRLAWLQDQYAIVRDEVAASRGFSPAYFDSLINNAGVFLPEQAMRAHLVDTIGRWKDVDQLLVSVAGGKKKKLAPAELANRQYPPAEWGSRPQVAVVYAIGECDMEQGINARKLEKDLLRIAERRRVKAVVVRVDSPGGDALASDLVAEAMKKCRAKKPVIVSQGSVAGSGGYWLSMYGDAIVSTPATITGSIGVIGGWLWNKGLGERLGMSSDHVQVGEHADLGFGITLPLLGVEIPDRKPTLQEQERLEVLIRTLYRDFVNKVAEGRRIQPDAVEEIAQGRIWSGAAAKSRGLVDELGGLQDALQLARQRAQLPAGARIEVVELPRPGLINPEVLMPKVAPLGTRDILPPQELRYLRLIARFPGQPLPVLPPDLHLVR
- a CDS encoding uroporphyrinogen decarboxylase family protein, which gives rise to MMTSRERVRTALAHRAPDKVPIDFGSTAVTGMHVTCVAALREYYGLEKRPVKVHEPYQMLGWIDDDLQQALGIDVEGLYSRTTMFGFPNENWHEFRLPWGQIVLVSEHFRTTVDQNGDLLIYPEGDTTAPPSGRMPVGGYFFDTIVRQPPIVETELNPEDNLEEFVPLSAQDVDHYRAEVRRLSGRSRAVVASFGGTAFGDIALVPAPFLKYPKGIRDIEEWYISTVTRQDYLHRVFAKQTEVALANLEKIHAIVGDLVDVVFVCGTDFGTQTSSFCSIGTFRSLYAPYYKRVNDWIHQHTPWKTFKHSCGAVEPFVEAFLEIGFDILNPVQCSAAGMDPVHLKRRYGDRIALWGGGVDTQKTLPFASPAAVREEVLRRCEVFGRDGGYVFNAVHNIQANTPVQNIVAMFEAVKEFNGEH
- a CDS encoding F0F1 ATP synthase subunit epsilon, whose amino-acid sequence is MPLRLDIVTQERVPYSGEVDMVIAPGIDGVLGILPHHVPLITALVPGELRVKRGAEEEIFAIGGGFMEVLPDGVTVLADSAERAEEIDIERALAARRRAEARLQGRTQEQVDFARAEAALHRAIVRLKVAQSGRRRRRGPGTESGPPPLDDRT